In one window of Streptomyces roseofulvus DNA:
- a CDS encoding ATP-binding SpoIIE family protein phosphatase, protein MNFTRWSARLPGTQRRAARGTEGSVPAARGEYGPRQEHPTADAQDTEHGGTTADTVDTEVPALEDFSVRDLLGRLPGLVALVYGPEHRIAYVNEAYAAAFGPRTPGATVAATCPEAEELGLLPLLDQVLRSGKPRTVKSRRTADGGSYTVTCLPVDSPHLDGAGVLVHAADVTDHAEAAERLRASERRHRETAVTLQRSLLPQELEQPDDLRIAATYQPGVADAAVGGDWYDVITLGAGRTALVIGDVMGRGVRAAAVMGQLRTAVRAYARLDLPPHEVLQLLDGLAAEIDASQIATCVYAVHDPNEGRLVYASAGHLPILVRDEDGTVRKADDPTGPPLGTGGWLHTSGSIALPPGSTAVLYTDGLVERRREDIDEGVEALARALSGASGTPQVICGRLLRALGVTAEHDDDVAVLVVQHPARDGADAELFHNAALELLGGVEAAPRARAFASGVLSSWRFPVELRDLGVLATSELVANSLQHGTPPMRLRLRRTDRRLIIEVTDGDDHLPRRRRAETEDEAGRGISIIATIASSWGSRRTPGGGKAVWCEFALRD, encoded by the coding sequence GTGAACTTCACCCGTTGGAGCGCCCGGCTCCCCGGCACGCAGCGCCGCGCGGCGCGGGGGACCGAAGGCTCCGTGCCCGCCGCCCGCGGTGAGTACGGACCGCGGCAGGAGCACCCCACCGCGGACGCACAGGACACCGAGCACGGCGGGACGACCGCCGACACCGTGGACACCGAGGTCCCCGCCCTGGAGGACTTCTCCGTACGGGACCTCCTCGGCCGCCTCCCCGGCCTCGTCGCCCTCGTGTACGGCCCCGAGCACCGCATCGCGTACGTCAACGAGGCGTACGCCGCCGCCTTCGGCCCCCGCACCCCGGGCGCCACCGTCGCCGCCACCTGCCCCGAGGCCGAGGAGCTCGGCCTGCTGCCCCTGCTCGACCAGGTCCTCCGCAGCGGCAAGCCCCGCACCGTGAAGTCCCGCCGCACCGCCGACGGCGGCTCGTACACCGTCACCTGCCTGCCCGTCGACAGCCCGCACCTCGACGGCGCAGGCGTCCTCGTCCACGCCGCCGACGTCACCGACCACGCCGAGGCCGCCGAACGGCTCCGGGCCAGCGAGCGCCGCCACCGCGAGACCGCCGTCACCCTCCAGCGCTCCCTCCTCCCGCAGGAACTGGAACAGCCCGACGACCTGCGGATCGCCGCCACCTACCAGCCCGGCGTCGCCGACGCCGCCGTCGGCGGCGACTGGTACGACGTCATCACCCTCGGCGCCGGCCGCACCGCCCTCGTCATCGGCGACGTCATGGGCCGCGGCGTCCGCGCCGCCGCCGTCATGGGCCAGCTCCGCACCGCCGTCCGGGCCTACGCGCGCCTGGACCTGCCCCCGCACGAGGTCCTCCAGCTCCTCGACGGCCTCGCCGCCGAGATCGACGCCAGCCAGATCGCCACCTGCGTCTACGCCGTCCACGACCCCAACGAGGGCCGGCTCGTCTACGCCTCGGCCGGCCACCTCCCGATCCTCGTCCGCGACGAGGACGGCACCGTCCGCAAGGCCGACGACCCCACCGGACCCCCGCTGGGCACCGGCGGCTGGCTGCACACCTCCGGCTCCATCGCCCTGCCCCCCGGCTCCACCGCCGTCCTCTACACCGACGGACTGGTCGAACGCCGCCGCGAGGACATCGACGAGGGCGTCGAAGCCCTCGCCCGCGCCCTCTCCGGCGCCAGCGGCACCCCCCAGGTCATCTGCGGCCGACTGCTCCGGGCCCTCGGCGTCACCGCCGAACACGACGACGACGTCGCCGTCCTCGTCGTCCAGCACCCCGCCCGCGACGGCGCCGACGCCGAGCTGTTCCACAACGCCGCCCTCGAACTCCTCGGCGGCGTCGAGGCCGCCCCACGCGCGCGTGCCTTCGCCTCCGGAGTCCTCTCCTCCTGGCGCTTCCCCGTCGAACTCCGCGACCTCGGCGTCCTCGCCACCAGCGAACTCGTCGCCAACAGCCTCCAGCACGGCACCCCGCCCATGCGCCTGCGGCTCCGCCGCACCGACCGCCGCCTGATCATCGAGGTCACCGACGGAGACGACCACCTGCCGCGCCGCCGCAGGGCGGAAACGGAGGACGAGGCGGGTCGCGGGATCTCCATCATCGCGACGATCGCCTCGTCCTGGGGAAGCCGCCGCACTCCGGGCGGCGGCAAAGCGGTGTGGTGCGAATTCGCCCTCCGTGACTAG
- a CDS encoding MFS transporter: MRRIQAGSALSAFGLGFTVPYLYVYVAQVRDLGATTAGVVLAVFAMAALVVLPFSGRAIDRRGPVPVLLVASGLAAVGAVAMGLASSVPAAVGAAALLGAGTAVLQPALATMIVWCSEPAGRTRAFALQFFLQNLGLGVGGLIGGQLVDVSRPDSFLLLFSIEAVMFLVLAVVVGTVKTAGSPALQGARPAEGTKGGVRALLGHKAMVQLCVLGFVLFFACYGQFESGLAAYGTEAAGIAPSALGLALAANTAVIVLAQFLVLKFVERRKRTRVIAAVGLIWAVAWLIAGYAGLGHGSQAMATAAFVSTYALFGLGEAMLSPTVAPLVADLAPESMVGSYNSAFALVKQLALAVGPAVGGPMGASLHGPYIVTFVLFSLLVTVLAVRLGRQLTPVQNQPSLAVKPSRVVAQHQPERESAAL, encoded by the coding sequence ATGCGCCGGATTCAGGCAGGCAGCGCGCTGAGCGCGTTCGGACTCGGCTTCACCGTGCCGTACCTCTATGTGTACGTGGCGCAGGTGCGGGATCTGGGCGCGACGACCGCGGGTGTGGTGCTGGCCGTCTTCGCCATGGCCGCGCTCGTGGTGCTGCCGTTCAGCGGGCGGGCGATCGACCGGCGCGGGCCCGTGCCGGTGTTGCTGGTCGCCTCCGGGCTGGCCGCGGTCGGTGCCGTGGCGATGGGGCTCGCGTCGAGCGTCCCGGCGGCGGTGGGCGCCGCCGCCCTGCTCGGCGCGGGGACCGCCGTGCTCCAGCCGGCGCTGGCCACGATGATCGTGTGGTGCTCCGAGCCCGCCGGCCGGACCCGTGCCTTCGCCCTCCAGTTCTTCCTGCAGAACCTCGGCCTGGGTGTCGGTGGTCTGATCGGCGGCCAGCTGGTCGACGTGAGCCGGCCCGACAGCTTCCTGCTGCTGTTCTCGATCGAGGCCGTGATGTTCCTGGTGCTGGCCGTGGTGGTCGGCACGGTGAAGACGGCCGGTTCGCCCGCGCTCCAGGGCGCGCGGCCGGCCGAGGGCACCAAGGGCGGGGTCAGGGCGCTGCTCGGGCACAAGGCGATGGTGCAGCTGTGCGTCCTCGGCTTCGTCCTCTTCTTCGCCTGCTACGGGCAGTTCGAGTCGGGTCTGGCCGCGTACGGCACCGAGGCCGCCGGCATCGCTCCGTCGGCGCTGGGGCTGGCGCTGGCCGCCAACACGGCCGTGATCGTGCTGGCGCAGTTCCTGGTGCTGAAGTTCGTGGAGCGCCGCAAGCGGACCCGGGTGATCGCGGCCGTGGGCCTGATCTGGGCGGTGGCGTGGCTGATCGCGGGGTACGCGGGGCTCGGGCACGGCAGCCAGGCGATGGCGACGGCGGCGTTCGTCTCCACGTACGCGCTGTTCGGGCTCGGCGAGGCGATGCTGTCGCCGACGGTGGCGCCGCTGGTGGCCGATCTGGCGCCGGAGTCCATGGTGGGCTCGTACAACTCGGCGTTCGCCCTGGTGAAGCAGCTGGCGCTGGCGGTCGGCCCCGCGGTGGGCGGTCCGATGGGCGCGTCGCTGCACGGGCCGTACATCGTGACCTTCGTGCTGTTCTCGCTGCTCGTCACGGTGCTGGCGGTGCGGCTGGGCAGGCAGCTGACGCCGGTGCAGAACCAGCCGTCGCTCGCCGTGAAGCCCTCTCGGGTGGTGGCTCAGCACCAGCCCGAGAGGGAGAGCGCCGCTCTCTAG
- a CDS encoding MarR family transcriptional regulator, whose product MSDTPERPASQEPQEPTLDEQIAAYQREYRDLDPQVEKVVSALGRLNRRMNVAYGRQLADLGISNAEWEVLKTLVLSGAPYRLGPGELAKRLGLTPAAMTHRIDRMAGEGLVTRDRDENNRVRVIVELTDEGRTKWLEAMRMATDFEEKLLQDLGPEERGALGDALIRLLRRVELTQPDAGGRLTDLD is encoded by the coding sequence ATGTCCGACACCCCCGAGCGCCCCGCCTCGCAGGAGCCGCAGGAGCCGACGCTCGACGAGCAGATCGCCGCCTACCAGCGCGAGTACCGCGACCTGGATCCGCAGGTGGAGAAGGTGGTCTCCGCCCTCGGCCGGCTGAACCGCCGGATGAACGTGGCGTACGGCCGCCAGCTCGCCGACCTCGGCATCAGCAACGCGGAGTGGGAGGTGCTCAAGACCCTCGTCCTCTCCGGCGCCCCGTACCGCCTGGGCCCGGGCGAGCTGGCGAAGCGCCTCGGCCTGACCCCGGCCGCCATGACCCACCGCATCGACCGCATGGCCGGCGAGGGCCTGGTCACCCGGGACCGCGACGAGAACAACCGCGTCCGCGTGATCGTCGAGCTCACCGACGAGGGCCGTACGAAGTGGCTGGAGGCGATGCGGATGGCCACGGACTTCGAGGAGAAGCTCCTCCAGGACCTCGGGCCGGAGGAACGGGGCGCTCTGGGCGACGCCCTGATCCGCCTCCTGCGCCGGGTGGAACTGACCCAGCCGGACGCCGGCGGCAGGCTCACCGACCTCGACTGA
- a CDS encoding response regulator transcription factor produces the protein MTTVLIADDQPMQRFGFRMLLESQDDMTVVGEAANGTEAVRQVAAHHPDVVLMDIRMPGLDGIEATRRIIAAGARTRVLIITTFDLDEYAYDGLRAGASGFLVKDAQPEELLAGVRAVAVGDAVVAPSLTRRLLDTYIHHLPAAGTPAPEDPRLTALTEREREILTVIGQGWTNTEIAERLHLAESTVKTHVGRILAKTGARDRVQAVILAYDTHLVKPA, from the coding sequence GTGACGACGGTTCTGATCGCCGACGACCAGCCGATGCAGCGCTTCGGCTTCCGCATGCTCCTGGAGAGCCAGGACGACATGACGGTCGTCGGAGAAGCCGCCAACGGCACCGAGGCCGTCCGCCAGGTCGCCGCCCACCATCCCGACGTGGTCCTGATGGACATCCGCATGCCGGGCCTGGACGGCATCGAGGCCACCCGCCGCATCATCGCCGCGGGCGCCCGCACCCGCGTCCTCATCATCACGACGTTCGACCTCGACGAGTACGCCTACGACGGCCTCCGCGCCGGCGCGAGCGGCTTCCTGGTGAAGGACGCCCAGCCGGAGGAACTCCTGGCCGGCGTCCGCGCGGTCGCCGTCGGCGACGCGGTCGTCGCGCCCAGCCTCACCCGCCGCCTCCTCGACACCTACATCCACCACCTGCCCGCCGCCGGCACCCCCGCCCCGGAGGACCCCCGCCTGACCGCCCTGACGGAGCGCGAACGCGAGATCCTCACGGTCATCGGCCAAGGCTGGACCAACACGGAGATCGCCGAACGCCTGCACCTCGCGGAATCCACGGTGAAGACCCACGTCGGCCGCATCCTGGCCAAGACCGGAGCGAGGGACCGCGTCCAGGCGGTCATCCTGGCCTACGACACCCACCTGGTGAAGCCGGCCTAG
- a CDS encoding sensor histidine kinase yields MTTETTAPSRWTQQLTARVRAVDAARPWLWDGLLTLGWTTAALVDAAGGWRNVARDPSLPSGLIVLLSLALSLPLYARRRRPTTVLALMAPAALVSEASGAFLQAAFLQALPLFHIALTRPPRRLLGAFALLVPPVLVGGLRFDGDEWDQHVVPILWAYVIVALLGITVRSRRDHTASLVDRARRLEIERDQEVRLAAAAERARIAREMHDIIGHNLSVITGLADGGRYAAAKSPERAAQALDAIGTTSRQALDELRRLLGVLSAPDDAPSAAARTPQPTLEDLESLLEGVRKAGLPVAAELPAPLPPLPPGAQLTVYRVIQESLTNTLKHAGPGASATVRVAAAPDALLVTVTDTGTPSAAPGQGQGLTGMRERAALYDGTLDSGPLPDGAGWQVRLRIPTTPEEHRP; encoded by the coding sequence GTGACGACGGAGACGACGGCACCCAGCCGGTGGACACAGCAACTCACCGCCCGCGTCCGGGCGGTGGACGCGGCCCGCCCCTGGCTCTGGGACGGCCTGCTGACGCTCGGCTGGACGACCGCCGCCCTGGTGGACGCGGCGGGCGGCTGGCGGAACGTGGCCCGGGACCCCTCGCTCCCCTCCGGCCTGATCGTCCTCCTCAGCCTGGCCCTCTCCCTCCCCCTGTACGCGCGCCGCCGCCGGCCCACCACGGTCCTCGCCCTGATGGCGCCGGCGGCCCTCGTCAGCGAGGCGTCGGGCGCCTTCCTCCAGGCCGCGTTCCTCCAGGCGCTGCCGCTCTTCCACATCGCCCTGACCCGCCCGCCGCGCCGCCTCCTGGGGGCCTTCGCCCTCCTGGTACCGCCGGTGCTGGTCGGCGGCCTCCGCTTCGACGGCGACGAGTGGGACCAGCACGTGGTCCCGATCCTGTGGGCGTACGTGATCGTCGCCCTGCTCGGCATCACGGTCCGCTCCCGCCGCGACCACACCGCGAGCCTGGTGGACCGGGCCCGTCGGCTGGAGATCGAGCGGGACCAGGAGGTCCGGCTGGCGGCCGCGGCCGAACGGGCGCGGATCGCCCGCGAGATGCACGACATCATCGGCCACAACCTCTCGGTCATCACCGGCCTCGCGGACGGCGGCCGGTACGCGGCGGCGAAGAGCCCCGAGCGGGCCGCGCAGGCCCTGGACGCGATCGGCACCACGAGCCGCCAGGCCCTGGACGAACTCCGGCGCCTGCTGGGCGTCCTGTCCGCCCCCGACGACGCCCCGTCCGCCGCGGCCCGCACCCCCCAGCCGACCCTGGAGGACCTGGAGTCCCTCCTGGAGGGCGTACGGAAGGCGGGCCTGCCCGTCGCCGCGGAGCTGCCGGCCCCGCTGCCGCCGCTGCCGCCGGGCGCCCAGCTGACCGTCTACCGGGTGATCCAGGAGTCCCTGACGAACACCCTCAAGCACGCGGGCCCGGGGGCGAGCGCCACCGTCCGCGTGGCGGCCGCCCCGGACGCCCTCCTCGTCACCGTCACGGACACCGGAACCCCGTCCGCCGCCCCCGGGCAGGGCCAGGGCCTCACCGGAATGCGCGAGCGCGCGGCCCTGTACGACGGCACACTCGACTCCGGCCCCCTGCCGGACGGCGCCGGCTGGCAGGTACGGCTCCGCATCCCCACCACTCCGGAGGAACACCGCCCGTGA
- a CDS encoding ABC transporter permease — MTTATGTTAAVRLTHARVLRSEWHKLWTLRSTWITLLTSVALVLGVGVLMGTTYTSDGGDSDVDTVVLTLFGSQLGGVCLAVLGILVTAGEYSSGLARATFTAVPRRLPVLGAKAAVLAATVFVLCLATNLTTFLTAQVFLGGTDQAASLTDDGVLGALAGNAAGLTLLALLALGLGAALRSVPGALGAFIGGVLVLPEVIGMLPYDAVDTALRYFPTQAAGVLGSATPLPDAPSAGAALLALALWAAAALAVPALLLRRQDVRG, encoded by the coding sequence GTGACCACCGCCACCGGCACCACCGCCGCCGTCCGCCTCACGCACGCGCGCGTGCTCCGCTCCGAGTGGCACAAGCTGTGGACGCTCCGCTCGACCTGGATCACGCTCCTGACCTCGGTCGCCCTGGTCCTCGGGGTCGGCGTCCTGATGGGCACCACGTACACCTCCGACGGCGGCGACTCGGACGTCGACACCGTCGTCCTCACCCTCTTCGGCTCGCAGCTGGGCGGCGTCTGCCTCGCCGTCCTCGGCATCCTGGTCACCGCCGGCGAGTACTCCTCCGGTCTCGCCCGGGCCACCTTCACCGCCGTCCCCCGGCGGCTCCCGGTGCTGGGGGCGAAGGCCGCGGTCCTCGCCGCCACCGTCTTCGTCCTCTGCCTGGCCACCAACCTGACGACCTTCCTCACCGCCCAGGTCTTCCTCGGCGGCACCGACCAGGCCGCCTCCCTCACCGACGACGGCGTCCTCGGCGCCCTCGCCGGCAACGCGGCCGGCCTCACCCTGCTCGCGCTCCTCGCCCTCGGCCTGGGCGCCGCGCTCCGCTCGGTGCCCGGCGCGCTCGGCGCCTTCATCGGCGGCGTCCTGGTCCTCCCCGAGGTCATCGGGATGCTCCCGTACGACGCCGTCGACACCGCCCTGCGCTACTTCCCCACCCAGGCCGCCGGCGTCCTCGGCTCGGCGACGCCGCTCCCGGACGCCCCCTCCGCCGGGGCGGCCCTGCTCGCCCTCGCCCTGTGGGCCGCGGCGGCCCTCGCGGTTCCCGCGCTGCTGCTCCGACGCCAGGACGTGCGGGGCTGA
- a CDS encoding ABC transporter ATP-binding protein: MIRAERLTKRYGDRTVLRDLSFTVRPGTVTGFLGPNGAGKSTTLRMILGLDAPTAGTATVDGRAYAAHPAPLTQVGALLDARSFHPGRTAFHHLMALAHTHGIPKSRVEHVLGVTGLSEVAGRRVKGFSLGMGQRLGIAAALLGDPAAVVLDEPVNGLDPEGVRWVRTLLRELAAEGRTVLVSSHLMSEMALTADRLVVIGKGRLLADTTVADLVRDAGAASVLVVSPDADRLRALLPAPARTTDEGPGALRVTGLDAPAIGRIAAAHAVELHALTPETASLEQAFMDLTHDSVEYQGAPA; the protein is encoded by the coding sequence ATGATCCGAGCAGAGCGACTCACCAAGCGGTACGGCGACCGCACCGTCCTCCGGGACCTCTCGTTCACCGTCCGGCCCGGCACCGTCACCGGCTTCCTCGGCCCCAACGGCGCCGGCAAGTCCACCACCCTGCGCATGATCCTCGGCCTCGACGCCCCGACCGCCGGCACCGCGACCGTCGACGGCCGCGCGTACGCCGCCCATCCGGCGCCGCTCACCCAGGTCGGCGCCCTCCTCGACGCCCGCTCCTTCCACCCGGGCCGCACCGCCTTCCACCACCTCATGGCGCTCGCCCACACCCACGGCATCCCGAAGTCCCGCGTCGAGCACGTCCTCGGCGTCACCGGCCTCAGCGAGGTCGCCGGCCGCCGCGTGAAGGGCTTCTCGCTCGGCATGGGGCAGCGCCTCGGCATCGCCGCCGCCCTCCTCGGCGACCCGGCCGCCGTCGTCCTCGACGAGCCCGTCAACGGCCTCGACCCGGAGGGCGTCCGCTGGGTCCGCACCCTCCTCAGGGAGCTGGCCGCCGAGGGCCGCACGGTCCTCGTCTCCTCGCACCTGATGAGCGAGATGGCCCTGACCGCCGACCGGCTCGTCGTCATCGGCAAGGGCCGGCTGCTCGCCGACACCACCGTCGCCGACCTCGTCCGGGACGCGGGCGCCGCCTCCGTCCTCGTCGTCTCCCCCGACGCCGACCGCCTCCGCGCCCTCCTCCCGGCACCCGCCCGCACCACCGACGAGGGCCCCGGCGCCCTCCGGGTCACGGGACTGGACGCGCCCGCGATCGGCCGGATCGCCGCCGCCCACGCCGTCGAACTCCACGCCCTCACCCCCGAGACCGCCTCCCTGGAGCAGGCGTTCATGGACCTCACCCACGACTCCGTCGAGTACCAGGGAGCCCCCGCGTGA
- a CDS encoding type IV secretory system conjugative DNA transfer family protein encodes MTEARQRQGGVSDGFLIGLFALVLGASLLVWSATGLAGLLAHGAWPDGVELTRTPPALRALATAPTDLAAAWPDTPPDQLSGYGLFWGLVIGQAMVLAVLAVFLLGTFARWRAVRAQRRAGAYAPPAGPAPEPGPVPLQKPLQNTPAPAPAPEPQIPPQTAQEQTQRQPRRQPEPPAPVPAAAPEPGAVYGPPETRRPLAVQAVGDAEGPVLVVTSDPTVWADTKDVRGKLGPVLVYDPGHLCDTPARLHWSPVEECADPDAAQARAAALLAPVRPHARLDAATADTAETLLRCWLHAAAVDGRPFRQVHRWAQGTDAHEPVRILRGHPKAASGLAGLLEAALTAHPETRRLAQELTARAFSAFSSVHIREACTPNRTDSLALASFLAEGGTLYVVGEPIEDPRTHPGAMPLLTALASHVVEHGRRMAARSSDGRLDPPLTLVLDDVAAVAPLPQLPALLTDGPNRGLPTLALMRSPEQARTRWPERSLR; translated from the coding sequence GTGACCGAGGCACGGCAGAGGCAGGGCGGCGTCTCCGACGGGTTCCTGATCGGGCTCTTCGCCCTGGTCCTGGGCGCCTCCCTGCTCGTCTGGTCCGCGACCGGCCTGGCGGGGCTGCTCGCGCACGGCGCCTGGCCGGACGGGGTGGAGCTCACCCGCACCCCGCCGGCCCTCCGCGCCCTGGCCACCGCCCCGACCGACCTCGCGGCGGCCTGGCCGGACACCCCGCCGGACCAGCTCTCCGGCTACGGCCTCTTCTGGGGCCTGGTCATCGGCCAGGCGATGGTCCTCGCCGTCCTCGCCGTCTTCCTCCTCGGCACCTTCGCCCGCTGGCGGGCGGTCCGCGCGCAACGCAGGGCGGGGGCGTACGCGCCGCCGGCCGGCCCGGCCCCGGAGCCCGGCCCCGTACCCCTCCAGAAGCCCCTCCAGAACACCCCGGCACCGGCACCGGCCCCCGAGCCGCAGATCCCGCCGCAGACCGCCCAGGAACAGACACAGCGGCAGCCACGGCGGCAGCCCGAGCCCCCCGCGCCGGTGCCGGCAGCGGCACCGGAACCCGGCGCCGTCTACGGCCCGCCCGAGACCCGCCGCCCCCTCGCCGTCCAGGCCGTGGGCGACGCCGAGGGCCCCGTCCTGGTCGTCACATCCGACCCCACCGTCTGGGCCGACACCAAGGACGTCCGCGGCAAGCTCGGCCCGGTCCTCGTCTACGACCCCGGCCACCTCTGCGACACCCCGGCCCGCCTCCACTGGTCCCCGGTCGAGGAGTGCGCCGACCCGGACGCCGCCCAGGCCCGCGCCGCCGCGCTGCTCGCCCCGGTCCGCCCGCACGCGCGGCTCGACGCGGCCACGGCCGACACCGCCGAAACGCTCCTGCGCTGCTGGCTGCACGCCGCCGCCGTGGACGGCCGCCCGTTCCGCCAGGTCCACCGCTGGGCCCAGGGCACCGACGCCCACGAGCCGGTACGCATCCTCCGCGGCCACCCCAAGGCCGCCTCCGGCCTCGCCGGCCTGCTCGAAGCGGCCCTCACCGCCCACCCCGAGACCCGGCGCCTGGCCCAGGAACTGACGGCCCGCGCGTTCTCCGCCTTCTCCTCCGTCCACATCCGCGAGGCGTGCACCCCGAATCGAACGGATTCGCTGGCCCTGGCATCTTTCCTCGCCGAAGGGGGCACCCTCTACGTGGTGGGCGAGCCGATCGAGGATCCGCGCACCCACCCGGGCGCGATGCCCCTCCTCACCGCGCTCGCGTCGCACGTGGTCGAGCACGGCCGCCGCATGGCCGCACGGTCATCCGACGGTCGGCTCGACCCACCACTGACGCTGGTCCTCGACGACGTCGCCGCCGTCGCCCCGCTCCCCCAGCTGCCGGCCCTGCTCACCGACGGCCCGAACCGCGGCCTGCCCACCCTGGCCCTGATGCGCTCCCCCGAACAGGCCCGCACCCGCTGGCCCGAGCGCTCCCTCCGCTAG
- a CDS encoding ATP-binding protein has translation MRDPLSVLTEAFTSFVLGKVETTRLPVRTSTGQAQAVYLPTAAPGLGDSGVIIGREVYSGKGYVYDPFQLYGQQLPAPHWLVLGESGNGKSALEKTYVLRQLRFRDRQVVVLDAQGEDGVGEWNLIAQELGITPIRLDPMVANDSGIRLNPLDPAITTTGQLALLRTIIEVAMGHGLDERSGFALKVAHAHVNEHITDRQPILTDIVERLRHPEAESAEAMNVDIDDVRAWGLDVALVLDRLVDGDLRGMFDGPTTVGIDLDAPLIVFDLSHIDRNSIAMPILMAIVGVWLEHTWIRPDRKKRIFLVEEAWHIINSPFVAQLFQRLLKFGRRLGLSFVAVVHHLSDVVDGAAAKEAAAILKMASTRTVYAQKADEARNTGRVLGLPRWAVEIIPTLTPGIAVWDVNGNVQVVKHLITERERPLVYTDRAMTESSGPADPELEWETEQRALMMERQLDDNPRSTVA, from the coding sequence ATGCGAGATCCGCTGTCCGTCCTGACCGAAGCCTTCACCTCCTTCGTCCTCGGCAAGGTGGAGACCACCCGCCTGCCCGTGCGCACCTCCACCGGGCAGGCCCAGGCCGTCTACCTGCCGACCGCGGCCCCCGGCCTCGGCGACTCCGGCGTGATCATCGGCCGCGAGGTCTACAGCGGCAAGGGCTACGTCTACGACCCCTTCCAGCTGTACGGGCAGCAGCTCCCCGCCCCCCACTGGCTCGTCCTCGGCGAGTCCGGCAACGGCAAGTCCGCGCTCGAGAAGACGTACGTGCTCCGCCAGCTCCGCTTCCGCGACCGGCAGGTCGTCGTCCTCGACGCCCAGGGCGAGGACGGCGTCGGCGAGTGGAACCTGATCGCCCAGGAGCTGGGGATAACCCCCATCCGCCTGGACCCCATGGTCGCCAACGACTCCGGGATCCGCCTCAACCCGCTCGACCCCGCCATCACCACCACCGGCCAGCTCGCCCTGCTGCGCACCATCATCGAGGTGGCGATGGGGCACGGCCTCGACGAGCGCTCCGGCTTCGCGCTGAAGGTCGCCCACGCCCACGTCAACGAGCACATCACCGACCGCCAGCCGATCCTCACCGACATCGTGGAGCGCCTGCGCCACCCGGAGGCCGAGTCGGCGGAGGCGATGAACGTCGACATAGACGACGTACGGGCCTGGGGCCTGGACGTCGCCCTGGTGCTCGACCGTCTCGTCGACGGCGACCTGCGCGGCATGTTCGACGGTCCGACCACGGTCGGCATCGACCTCGACGCGCCCCTGATCGTCTTCGACCTCTCCCACATCGACCGCAACTCCATCGCCATGCCCATCCTCATGGCGATCGTCGGCGTATGGCTGGAGCACACCTGGATCCGCCCCGACCGGAAGAAGCGCATCTTCCTCGTCGAGGAGGCCTGGCACATCATCAACAGCCCCTTCGTGGCCCAGCTGTTCCAGCGCCTGCTCAAGTTCGGCCGCCGCCTCGGCCTGTCCTTCGTCGCGGTCGTCCACCACCTCTCCGACGTCGTCGACGGAGCGGCGGCCAAGGAGGCCGCGGCGATCCTCAAGATGGCGTCGACCCGGACCGTCTACGCCCAGAAGGCCGACGAGGCCCGCAACACCGGCCGGGTCCTCGGCCTGCCCCGCTGGGCCGTCGAGATCATCCCGACCCTCACCCCCGGCATCGCCGTCTGGGACGTCAACGGCAACGTGCAGGTGGTCAAGCACCTCATCACCGAACGGGAACGCCCGCTCGTCTACACCGACCGCGCCATGACCGAGTCCTCCGGCCCCGCCGACCCGGAGCTGGAGTGGGAGACGGAGCAGCGCGCGCTGATGATGGAGCGCCAGCTGGACGACAACCCCCGGTCGACGGTGGCGTGA